The following proteins are co-located in the Rippkaea orientalis PCC 8801 genome:
- a CDS encoding glycosyltransferase family 4 protein, with the protein MPMPPAELYHLVAFLIALTIVWWSTPIINEIGRKRGLVDQPKNDAEKERKMHKRPMVRLGGVSIFAGTIIALVIVWSLGGFGWLPPQKEWEIWGVTLGGVAFFLIGLADDLYNLSPGVRLILQTVAASAAWGVGVRIDFLSIPFGSLIQLSDLISLPLTVIWLVGMANAINWIDGLDGLAAGGCGISAVVMLVLTLFMNQPAAALIAAALAGAALGFLRYNFNPAQIFMGDGGAYFMGFTLAGVGVIGLVKVAAVTTVAVTAVLLPLLVLAVPILDMSAVIISRLSQGKSPFTGDKSHLHHRLMNAGISHRLTVLFIYALTLWVGSLALGFSNIPSGWGFAIGATFLLGYVGWQAWRTSRKVRE; encoded by the coding sequence ATGCCCATGCCACCAGCAGAACTATACCATCTTGTCGCCTTCCTGATAGCCCTCACCATTGTTTGGTGGAGTACGCCCATTATTAACGAAATTGGGCGAAAAAGGGGCTTAGTTGACCAGCCAAAAAACGACGCAGAAAAAGAGCGAAAAATGCACAAACGCCCCATGGTACGTCTAGGAGGGGTTTCTATCTTTGCTGGAACCATTATCGCTTTGGTTATCGTTTGGTCATTAGGGGGGTTTGGTTGGCTTCCTCCTCAAAAAGAGTGGGAAATTTGGGGTGTCACCCTCGGTGGAGTTGCCTTTTTCCTAATAGGATTAGCCGATGACTTGTATAACCTGAGTCCTGGGGTTCGTTTAATCCTGCAAACCGTGGCTGCTAGTGCCGCTTGGGGGGTCGGCGTTCGCATCGATTTCTTGTCTATCCCCTTTGGCAGTTTAATACAGCTTAGTGACCTTATTAGCCTACCCCTGACGGTTATTTGGTTGGTGGGGATGGCTAATGCCATTAATTGGATTGATGGACTCGATGGATTAGCGGCCGGAGGATGCGGTATTTCTGCTGTGGTGATGCTAGTGTTGACCCTCTTTATGAACCAACCCGCAGCCGCTTTAATTGCTGCTGCCTTAGCGGGGGCAGCCTTGGGATTTCTTCGCTACAATTTTAACCCTGCCCAGATTTTTATGGGGGATGGGGGGGCGTATTTTATGGGGTTTACCCTCGCTGGAGTGGGGGTTATTGGTTTAGTGAAAGTCGCCGCCGTAACCACGGTAGCAGTGACGGCGGTTCTGTTGCCTCTTTTAGTGTTAGCGGTTCCTATTTTAGATATGTCGGCGGTGATTATCTCTCGTTTAAGTCAAGGAAAATCGCCCTTTACAGGAGACAAAAGTCATCTCCATCACCGTTTAATGAATGCGGGAATTTCCCATCGTTTAACGGTATTATTTATCTATGCTTTGACCCTTTGGGTGGGGAGTTTAGCCCTAGGTTTTTCTAATATTCCCAGTGGTTGGGGATTTGCGATCGGGGCAACTTTTTTATTAGGATATGTCGGTTGGCAAGCTTGGCGAACCAGTCGTAAAGTTAGGGAATAA
- a CDS encoding DUF4336 domain-containing protein — translation MDKVTITSNGDQYSQSIPPQDLSWPFWPVVPLYPYGRRRTLRQEVVKDTIWTFDQLQGILYVVVPIRMTVIKLQSGGLLVYAPVAPTPECIRLVNELVAQHGEVKYIILPTVSGIEHKVFAGPFARCFPRSQVFVAPHQWSFPLNLPLSWLGLPWGRTQILPLETHQTPFADEFDYRILGPINLGVGPFVEVAFFHKRSQTLLVTDSVISVPLDPPEIVQLNPYPLLFHARDSALEIVDDTKEIRRKGWQRIVLFSLYFRPGALQTIEWGKVLKDALKAPNRSLKAYLGLFPFQWNRQWQKSFEILNKQNLLVAPILQGVIFNRDPLEVLTWVDQVSKWGFKQIIPCHFQSPIEANGSEFREGFDFLRGKNQPLPTEDLALIKNIDNNLTRFRITPPGSKNQ, via the coding sequence TTGGATAAAGTCACTATAACATCCAACGGAGACCAATATTCTCAGAGTATTCCTCCTCAAGACCTATCCTGGCCATTTTGGCCAGTGGTTCCCCTCTATCCCTATGGTAGACGACGAACGCTACGCCAAGAAGTCGTTAAAGACACGATCTGGACATTTGATCAATTGCAGGGAATCTTGTACGTCGTCGTTCCCATCCGCATGACGGTGATTAAGCTACAATCAGGAGGATTATTAGTCTATGCACCCGTTGCACCGACCCCCGAATGTATCCGCTTAGTCAACGAATTAGTGGCTCAGCATGGAGAAGTTAAATATATTATCCTACCGACTGTTTCTGGGATTGAACATAAAGTCTTCGCGGGTCCGTTTGCGCGATGTTTTCCGCGATCGCAAGTTTTTGTTGCTCCCCATCAATGGAGTTTCCCCTTAAATCTTCCCTTAAGTTGGTTAGGGTTGCCGTGGGGACGAACGCAGATTTTACCCTTAGAAACCCATCAAACCCCCTTTGCGGATGAATTTGACTACCGTATTTTAGGTCCGATTAATTTAGGAGTCGGTCCTTTTGTGGAAGTGGCGTTTTTTCATAAGCGATCGCAAACCCTTTTAGTCACCGATTCCGTGATTTCTGTTCCCTTAGATCCCCCAGAAATTGTTCAACTTAATCCCTATCCTTTACTCTTTCACGCTAGGGATAGTGCCTTAGAAATAGTGGACGACACTAAAGAAATTCGCCGAAAAGGATGGCAGAGAATTGTTCTATTTTCTCTCTATTTTCGTCCTGGCGCGTTACAAACTATTGAATGGGGGAAGGTGTTGAAAGATGCCTTAAAAGCTCCAAATCGCTCTTTGAAAGCCTACTTAGGCTTATTTCCTTTTCAATGGAATAGACAATGGCAAAAATCCTTTGAGATATTAAACAAACAAAATCTTCTCGTTGCACCTATTCTACAAGGAGTGATTTTTAATCGAGATCCTCTAGAAGTTTTAACCTGGGTTGATCAAGTTTCTAAGTGGGGATTTAAACAGATTATTCCCTGTCATTTTCAGTCACCAATTGAAGCCAATGGATCTGAATTTCGTGAAGGATTTGACTTTCTTCGCGGAAAAAATCAGCCCCTACCAACAGAAGATTTAGCCTTGATTAAAAATATTGATAATAACTTAACTCGATTTAGAATTACGCCCCCTGGCTCAAAAAATCAGTAA
- a CDS encoding DegT/DnrJ/EryC1/StrS family aminotransferase yields the protein MTDFIPVNEPLLNGKEKEYLNECIDTGWISSEGPFVKKFEADFAQVVGRKHAISVCNGSVALDAAIVALGIQEGDEVILPTFTIISCGAAIVRAGAIPVVVDSDPHTWNMDIDQIEAKISPKTKAIMVVHIYGLPVDMTPVLELANQYGLTVIEDAAEMHGQTYKNKPCGSFGDISTFSFYPNKHITTGEGGMIVTDDDTFAEKCRSLRNLCFQPQKRFIHEELGWNFRFTNLQAAVGLAQLERLAEFVQRKRRMGELYTELLSGISGLQLPLAKTDYADNIYWVYGIVLSDEIPFDATEAMEKLRQQKIGTRPFFWCMHEQPIFHKMGLLTNESCPVAERLARRGFYIPSGLALTEEQIEQVANAVKRIF from the coding sequence ATGACAGATTTTATTCCCGTCAATGAACCCCTTCTAAATGGCAAAGAAAAAGAATATCTTAACGAATGTATTGATACAGGTTGGATTTCTTCAGAAGGACCGTTTGTCAAAAAATTTGAGGCTGATTTTGCTCAAGTTGTTGGAAGAAAGCACGCAATTTCTGTCTGTAATGGTTCGGTTGCTCTAGATGCTGCTATTGTTGCTTTAGGGATTCAAGAAGGGGATGAAGTGATTCTTCCCACCTTTACCATTATCTCCTGTGGAGCAGCAATTGTTAGAGCAGGAGCTATTCCCGTTGTGGTGGACTCTGACCCCCACACTTGGAATATGGATATTGACCAGATAGAAGCGAAAATTAGTCCCAAAACTAAAGCAATTATGGTAGTTCATATCTATGGTTTACCCGTCGATATGACTCCCGTTTTAGAATTAGCTAATCAATATGGGTTAACCGTCATTGAAGATGCAGCAGAAATGCACGGTCAAACCTATAAAAATAAACCCTGTGGAAGCTTTGGAGATATTAGTACTTTTAGCTTTTATCCTAACAAACATATTACCACGGGAGAGGGAGGTATGATTGTTACCGATGATGATACCTTCGCTGAAAAATGTCGCTCCTTGCGGAATCTTTGTTTTCAACCTCAAAAACGCTTTATTCATGAAGAATTGGGGTGGAATTTTCGCTTTACGAATTTACAAGCGGCCGTGGGACTGGCCCAGTTAGAAAGATTAGCAGAATTTGTCCAACGAAAGCGTCGTATGGGAGAACTTTATACAGAACTATTATCGGGTATTTCTGGACTACAATTACCCTTAGCAAAGACAGATTATGCTGATAATATTTACTGGGTTTATGGAATTGTTTTAAGCGACGAAATTCCTTTTGATGCTACCGAAGCAATGGAAAAATTACGTCAGCAAAAGATAGGAACTCGTCCGTTTTTTTGGTGTATGCACGAACAACCGATTTTTCACAAAATGGGGTTATTAACTAATGAATCTTGTCCCGTAGCAGAAAGATTAGCGCGTCGTGGGTTTTATATTCCTAGCGGTTTAGCATTAACTGAAGAACAAATTGAACAAGTTGCTAACGCAGTTAAGAGGATTTTTTAG
- a CDS encoding HTTM domain-containing protein, which produces MNNKLFSKLKEIFALDLRSLGIFRIGLALVVMTDLISRARGLTDHYSDAGVMPREALTKELLHPWYWSFHLISGNYLFQIVLFILAFLIAIAMLVGYRTRLATIATWAFNISVQNRNPALIFAGDDVLRAMLFWAMFLPLGAAYSIDSALNSSQKPLPKQVISGATVAFLVQLIFIYTWSAAYKTKSEIWWPNGEAVYYSLSFDQYVTELGQLLLGFPLPLLQFLTFSALIFEWVAPFMIFIPWRTTFWRCLAIISFILLHIGFELSFSIGVLSYLSMVNWLALIPTPVWDKIAHQLKTPQREGLIIYYDQDCGFCKKVVHLIRTFLILPGTPLLVAQDNESIYSDMLAQNSWVIVDWQGNRYFKFEGIIYVCSLSPIFQFITPILRWQPIKTGGTKFYETIASNRKFAGNFTKPFPFRPLEINNSLPLNIVTLLLLFLTTLWNLKSFVDQTVYRRPFKDDWINTTHKIFTKRTFQAINIISYLTRLDQSWSIFAPAPPRDDGWHVIVGKLNDGTEVNLLNENSPIRWEKPTLKQRQNLYQTIQWRVYFINLNRAMGQKLYPHFAEYLCNQWNTNHTRDKKLKSLEIYFMDERTVPADQKQPIKKELHFKKEC; this is translated from the coding sequence ATGAATAATAAATTATTCTCTAAACTAAAGGAAATTTTCGCCTTAGACTTAAGATCATTAGGGATTTTTCGGATAGGTTTAGCCTTGGTTGTTATGACTGATTTAATCAGTCGAGCTAGGGGATTAACTGACCATTATAGCGATGCTGGAGTGATGCCTAGAGAGGCATTAACCAAAGAATTACTACACCCTTGGTATTGGTCTTTTCATCTGATAAGTGGGAATTATTTATTTCAAATTGTCCTATTTATTTTAGCTTTTTTGATAGCAATAGCCATGTTAGTTGGTTATCGAACTCGACTAGCCACTATTGCTACTTGGGCGTTTAATATTTCTGTCCAAAATCGCAATCCTGCCTTGATTTTTGCCGGAGACGATGTCTTACGCGCCATGCTTTTTTGGGCAATGTTCTTACCATTAGGAGCCGCTTATTCCATCGATAGTGCCCTTAATTCTTCCCAGAAACCTCTCCCCAAACAGGTCATTAGTGGGGCAACTGTTGCTTTTTTAGTGCAACTGATTTTTATTTATACTTGGTCAGCCGCTTATAAAACCAAAAGTGAAATTTGGTGGCCTAATGGGGAAGCCGTTTATTATTCCCTAAGCTTTGATCAATACGTCACAGAATTAGGTCAATTGTTATTAGGATTTCCCTTACCATTATTACAATTTCTTACCTTTTCAGCCCTAATTTTTGAATGGGTTGCCCCCTTTATGATCTTTATCCCTTGGCGAACAACCTTTTGGCGTTGTTTAGCTATTATTTCTTTTATTTTATTACATATTGGCTTTGAATTATCCTTTTCTATTGGGGTTTTAAGTTACCTTAGTATGGTCAATTGGTTAGCCTTAATTCCTACTCCGGTATGGGATAAAATAGCCCATCAATTAAAGACCCCCCAACGAGAAGGATTAATCATTTATTATGATCAAGATTGCGGGTTTTGTAAAAAAGTCGTTCATTTAATTCGGACATTTTTAATTTTACCCGGAACCCCTTTATTAGTTGCCCAAGATAACGAGTCAATTTATAGCGATATGCTTGCCCAAAATTCCTGGGTTATCGTAGATTGGCAAGGAAATCGTTATTTCAAATTTGAAGGCATTATTTATGTTTGTAGCTTATCTCCTATTTTTCAATTTATCACCCCTATTCTGCGTTGGCAACCCATCAAAACAGGAGGCACAAAATTCTATGAAACCATTGCCTCTAATCGAAAATTTGCCGGAAATTTTACAAAACCCTTCCCGTTCCGTCCTCTGGAAATTAATAACTCATTACCCCTAAATATTGTCACACTACTGTTACTGTTTTTAACCACCCTATGGAACTTAAAAAGCTTTGTTGATCAAACCGTTTACCGTCGTCCCTTTAAAGATGATTGGATTAACACTACCCATAAAATCTTTACCAAAAGAACCTTTCAAGCAATTAATATCATTAGCTATCTAACCCGTTTAGATCAGTCTTGGAGTATTTTTGCCCCCGCCCCCCCTAGGGATGATGGATGGCACGTTATTGTCGGGAAACTCAATGACGGAACCGAGGTTAATCTCCTCAATGAAAACAGCCCCATTCGATGGGAAAAACCCACCCTAAAACAACGACAAAACCTTTATCAAACCATACAATGGCGGGTTTATTTCATCAATCTCAATCGTGCCATGGGGCAAAAACTGTATCCCCACTTTGCTGAATATTTATGTAATCAGTGGAATACGAATCATACAAGAGATAAAAAATTAAAAAGCCTAGAAATTTATTTTATGGATGAAAGAACCGTTCCTGCGGATCAAAAACAACCGATTAAAAAAGAACTCCATTTCAAAAAAGAATGCTAA
- a CDS encoding LA_3751/LA_3752 family putative glycosyltransferase, which yields MNRIRNRFSWVIIAAGVLFSLFLLWQVPDGVYFSGDGGLKALLAQQLSSGQFRIDLIPPQADWVRQLWRGGFYPYEPPFAYYLNDKYYITFPFPFSLVTAPFYAAFGFRGLYLVPLLSTWTIWLTFKVFCQRLNWNEVNQSLALFFLIFTSNLTLYSAMYWEHTLAVAFCFIGMIMLLIPKNSANFSAKEAILSGFFIGLSAWVRSEFLAMVATLAFIVAILSFLNYQPGQKIRDKLELQEITFIGKHPLAFGISMFSTVGLFFICNKLIYGNFLGIHALQIVEEFSLIRRLTEAWESFIEIFVSFFHYFPIAIFSLLYLFLLLITLLSRRINSKTASFFVVLLFLFTVTFFLINRDLNTIKTIIKSWGILVLISAIWLWLCREAKIQLNSRMILFYLMGLIFTIGVALLVDSGSDEIAVGGKQWGPRYLLILLPFFTVLVVQQMNILKDKNETLVYYSSLFMVSIFVVLGLHQNLYQGTVFFAKSHQGVSPTLETLEKSPHQSIIVSHQYAAQMLESSLGGEKFFFRTEDNQKLLQLSQALVQQNQSGFIYVCYPYHKCKIAESLTENLQLTDEQKNLTIQFKDLGTIGKYPLYEGKIILKTS from the coding sequence ATGAACAGAATTAGGAATCGATTTTCTTGGGTAATTATAGCGGCTGGAGTGTTGTTTTCATTATTTTTACTCTGGCAAGTTCCTGATGGGGTCTATTTTAGTGGGGATGGTGGACTCAAAGCTTTATTAGCGCAACAATTGAGTTCAGGACAATTTCGCATTGATTTAATTCCCCCTCAAGCAGACTGGGTACGTCAGCTTTGGAGAGGAGGATTTTATCCCTATGAACCCCCTTTTGCTTATTATCTTAATGATAAATATTATATTACTTTTCCCTTTCCTTTTTCTTTGGTTACTGCTCCCTTCTATGCTGCTTTTGGGTTTCGGGGACTGTATCTAGTTCCTTTGCTATCCACTTGGACTATTTGGCTTACTTTTAAAGTCTTTTGTCAACGGTTAAACTGGAATGAAGTCAATCAAAGTTTAGCTTTATTTTTCTTGATTTTTACGTCTAATTTGACTTTATATAGTGCTATGTATTGGGAGCATACATTAGCCGTTGCTTTTTGTTTTATTGGGATGATTATGTTATTGATTCCCAAAAATTCAGCCAATTTTTCAGCTAAAGAGGCTATCTTAAGTGGATTTTTCATAGGGTTATCCGCTTGGGTGCGATCAGAATTTTTAGCGATGGTGGCAACTCTAGCTTTTATTGTTGCTATCTTGTCTTTTTTAAATTATCAACCTGGGCAAAAAATTCGAGATAAATTAGAATTGCAAGAAATTACTTTTATTGGGAAACATCCTCTAGCATTTGGGATTAGTATGTTCTCAACTGTTGGCTTGTTTTTTATTTGTAATAAGTTAATTTATGGTAATTTTTTAGGGATTCATGCGTTACAAATTGTTGAAGAATTTTCTCTAATTAGAAGATTAACAGAAGCTTGGGAAAGTTTTATCGAAATTTTTGTTTCATTCTTTCACTATTTTCCCATAGCTATTTTCAGTTTACTCTATTTATTCTTGTTGTTGATAACTCTTTTATCTCGAAGAATCAACTCTAAAACTGCTAGTTTTTTTGTTGTCTTATTATTTTTATTCACAGTTACATTTTTCCTGATAAATAGAGACTTAAACACGATTAAAACTATCATTAAATCCTGGGGTATTTTAGTTCTAATCTCTGCCATTTGGCTGTGGCTTTGTCGAGAAGCTAAGATACAATTAAATAGCCGAATGATCCTATTTTATTTAATGGGATTAATTTTTACAATTGGAGTAGCTTTATTAGTGGATTCAGGATCGGATGAAATTGCTGTTGGTGGTAAACAATGGGGGCCGAGATACTTATTGATTCTATTACCCTTTTTTACCGTGCTTGTTGTTCAACAGATGAACATCCTAAAAGATAAAAACGAAACTCTAGTCTATTATTCTAGCTTATTTATGGTATCGATTTTTGTGGTTTTGGGACTGCACCAAAATCTGTATCAAGGAACCGTATTTTTTGCTAAATCTCATCAAGGAGTTTCCCCCACCCTAGAAACATTAGAGAAAAGTCCCCATCAGTCTATTATTGTTTCTCACCAATATGCAGCCCAGATGTTAGAATCGTCTTTAGGAGGAGAAAAATTTTTCTTTAGGACAGAAGATAACCAAAAGTTGTTACAATTAAGTCAAGCTTTAGTTCAACAAAACCAATCGGGATTTATCTATGTTTGCTATCCTTACCATAAATGTAAAATTGCTGAGAGTCTTACTGAAAATTTACAGTTGACTGATGAACAGAAAAACTTAACGATTCAATTCAAAGATTTAGGAACCATTGGGAAGTATCCTCTCTATGAAGGAAAAATTATCCTAAAAACCAGTTAA
- a CDS encoding Uma2 family endonuclease, with translation MQSPLEIHFESFKLTDEEFYQICQDNRDLRFERNAKGDLFIMPPTGGETGERNSEINFQLRLWNKQYQLGQVFDSSTGFTLPNGAQRSPDASWIPLETWHNLTPKQRETFLPLCPDFVIELRSASDSLKSLQEKMKEYLENGTRLGWLINRKDRQVEIYRLGKEVEILENPQTLSGEDVLPNFVLDLTSIW, from the coding sequence ATGCAATCTCCCCTAGAGATTCATTTTGAATCTTTTAAACTGACGGATGAAGAATTTTATCAAATTTGTCAGGATAATCGTGATTTACGGTTTGAAAGAAATGCGAAGGGAGATTTGTTTATTATGCCACCGACGGGAGGGGAAACAGGAGAAAGAAATTCTGAAATTAATTTTCAGCTAAGACTGTGGAATAAGCAATATCAATTGGGTCAAGTTTTTGATTCATCTACAGGATTTACACTTCCTAATGGTGCACAGCGATCGCCGGATGCGTCGTGGATACCTTTAGAAACATGGCATAATTTAACTCCTAAACAACGAGAAACCTTTCTTCCTTTATGTCCTGATTTTGTCATTGAATTGCGATCTGCTAGTGACAGTTTAAAATCCTTACAAGAGAAAATGAAAGAGTATCTAGAGAATGGAACAAGATTAGGGTGGTTAATTAATCGAAAAGATCGACAAGTGGAAATTTATCGACTAGGTAAAGAAGTGGAAATCTTAGAAAATCCTCAGACTTTATCAGGAGAAGATGTTTTACCTAATTTTGTTTTAGACTTAACATCAATTTGGTGA
- the dcm gene encoding DNA (cytosine-5-)-methyltransferase, whose translation MKKLTINQASELLGISPDLIRTWEKKKLIKSEKNHNNIRLFDIDLLQRVYDNCHGQSEEVGFKVLESSQKTELSVIELFAGCGGMALGLENAGLKTELLVEIDRDCVNTLQKNRPYWPILQEDVTKIDFRSYQGKIDIVSGGFPCQAFSYAGKGKGFEDTRGTLFFEFARCLAEVQPKIALAENVRGLLSHQQGKTLSIMLESLEELGYKPSYQVVSAQFLDVPQKRERVVIIAVRNDLAIPALFPTPKNYTISLREALQNCPDSIGVEYNERKKAIMELVPSGGNWRNLPLETQKKYMKNSFFKGGGRTGFAKRLSWDEPCLTITCSPAQTQTERCHPDETRPLTVREYARVQTFPDEWEFTGSLTSQYKQIGNAVPVNMSYHLGRGLIRMLQQGWDNYTQLDVRKTATEKVQQLVIPGLAI comes from the coding sequence ATGAAAAAATTAACGATTAATCAAGCATCAGAATTATTAGGAATTTCTCCTGATTTAATTCGGACGTGGGAAAAGAAAAAACTGATTAAAAGCGAAAAAAATCATAACAACATTCGTTTATTTGATATAGATTTACTACAGAGGGTCTATGATAATTGTCATGGTCAATCTGAAGAAGTAGGGTTTAAAGTGTTAGAAAGTTCCCAAAAAACAGAGTTAAGCGTTATTGAATTATTTGCTGGATGTGGAGGAATGGCATTAGGATTAGAAAATGCAGGATTAAAAACAGAATTATTGGTAGAAATTGATAGAGACTGTGTAAATACGTTGCAAAAAAATCGTCCTTATTGGCCAATTCTTCAAGAAGATGTAACTAAAATTGATTTTAGATCTTATCAGGGTAAAATAGATATTGTATCGGGTGGTTTTCCTTGTCAAGCGTTTAGTTATGCGGGAAAAGGAAAAGGATTTGAAGATACAAGAGGAACCTTATTTTTTGAATTTGCTCGTTGTTTAGCAGAAGTCCAACCGAAAATCGCTTTAGCAGAAAATGTTAGAGGGTTACTAAGTCATCAACAAGGAAAAACCCTTTCTATTATGTTAGAGTCTTTAGAAGAATTAGGGTACAAACCTAGTTATCAAGTGGTTAGCGCACAATTTTTAGATGTTCCTCAAAAACGCGAAAGAGTAGTTATTATTGCTGTTCGCAACGATTTAGCTATTCCTGCACTATTTCCTACTCCCAAAAACTATACTATCTCCTTGAGAGAAGCATTACAAAACTGTCCTGACTCCATCGGAGTTGAATATAATGAACGAAAAAAAGCGATCATGGAATTGGTTCCCTCTGGAGGAAATTGGAGAAATTTACCTTTAGAAACTCAAAAAAAATACATGAAAAATAGCTTTTTTAAAGGAGGAGGTAGAACAGGTTTTGCTAAACGGTTATCGTGGGATGAACCTTGTTTAACCATTACTTGTAGTCCCGCACAAACCCAAACCGAACGATGTCATCCTGACGAAACTAGACCTCTAACGGTTAGAGAATATGCTAGAGTTCAAACTTTTCCTGATGAGTGGGAATTTACCGGGTCTTTAACCAGTCAATATAAACAAATTGGTAATGCTGTTCCCGTCAATATGTCCTATCATTTAGGCAGGGGTTTGATTAGGATGTTACAGCAAGGATGGGATAATTATACTCAATTAGACGTTAGAAAGACCGCAACAGAGAAAGTACAACAGTTAGTGATTCCGGGGTTAGCTATTTAA
- a CDS encoding SH3 domain-containing protein encodes MKRTITSRLTKIALSSTLIVAGFIITIDSSLAQTVTYEATLRSQDAKARINLRAEPSLTAKQIGYGLPGDKVTILDLLRGTNNQTRFPWIKVKFVKSGAIGWIRGDFVNTPLSILTSTDPKSRINLRAKPSSSSQQLGYGLSGDRVMVLGCETGSDQDRTPWINVKFVKSGATGWIRGDFVLVPLTFC; translated from the coding sequence ATGAAAAGGACTATCACTTCTAGATTAACGAAAATTGCCTTAAGCTCAACATTGATTGTTGCTGGTTTCATAATAACTATTGATTCTAGCTTGGCTCAAACCGTAACCTATGAAGCAACCCTGAGATCACAAGATGCGAAGGCTCGGATTAATTTACGCGCAGAACCCAGTCTAACGGCTAAACAAATTGGTTATGGTTTACCCGGAGATAAAGTCACTATTTTAGATTTACTTAGAGGCACTAATAATCAAACCCGATTTCCTTGGATTAAAGTCAAGTTTGTTAAGTCTGGTGCTATTGGTTGGATTCGAGGAGATTTTGTCAATACACCCTTATCAATCTTAACCTCAACCGATCCAAAATCTCGGATTAATTTACGCGCTAAACCGAGTAGTTCTTCACAACAGTTAGGCTATGGGTTATCAGGCGATCGCGTCATGGTTTTAGGGTGTGAGACAGGTTCTGATCAAGATCGAACACCTTGGATTAATGTTAAATTTGTTAAATCTGGTGCAACGGGATGGATTCGCGGAGATTTTGTTTTAGTTCCTTTAACCTTTTGTTAA